One Filimonas effusa genomic window carries:
- the fusA gene encoding elongation factor G translates to MADLRFQRNFGIAAHIDAGKTTTTERILRYTGMIHKIGEVHDGAATTDWMEQEKERGITITSAAVSCQWNFPTVKGKADANTKKYSFNIIDTPGHVDFTVEVERSMRVLDGLIALFSAVDGVEPQSETVWRQANRYRVPRIGFVNKMDRSGADFLMVVNQVKEMLGAKAVPLQLPIGAEDNFTGVVDLIKMKGIIWHMETEGMTFDEIDVPADMVEEANEWRASLVEAVAEYDDTLMEKFFEDPNSITEAEMHEAIRKATIDLSIVPMMCGSSFKNKGVQTALDAVCRYLPSPVDIEDTTGTDPDTGETITRKADAKEPFSALAFKIMTDPFVGRLAFFRCYSGHLDAGSYVLNVRSGKKERISRIMKMFANKQNPIDFIEAGDIGAAVGFKEIKTGDTLCDEDHPITLENMFIPEPVIAIAVEPKTQADVDKMGMAIAKLVEEDPTLRVNTDEDTGQTILRGMGELHLEIIIDRMRREFKVEVNQGAPQVAYKESFGTTIEHREVLKKQSGGRGKFADIQFSIGPADEEWLKANDGKSFQFVNDIFGGSIPKEFVPAIQKGFETAMATGVLAGFPVNNMKIRVFDGSYHDVDSDSMSFELCAKSGFREAGRKAKPTLLEPIMKVEVLTPDQYMGDVTGDLNRRRGMLEGMDSRANLQVIKAKVPLSEMFGYVTQLRSLSSGRATSTMEFSHYNPAPNNVAEEVIAKSKGKVKIEE, encoded by the coding sequence CACTTCAGCTGCGGTAAGCTGCCAGTGGAACTTCCCTACCGTAAAAGGTAAGGCTGACGCCAATACTAAAAAATATTCTTTTAACATCATCGATACTCCCGGTCACGTGGACTTTACTGTAGAAGTAGAACGTTCTATGCGTGTTCTGGATGGTCTGATTGCCCTGTTCTCTGCCGTTGACGGTGTGGAACCTCAGTCCGAAACTGTATGGCGCCAGGCTAACCGCTACCGCGTACCACGTATCGGTTTCGTTAATAAAATGGACCGCTCCGGTGCAGACTTCCTCATGGTGGTTAACCAGGTGAAAGAAATGCTCGGCGCTAAAGCAGTTCCTTTACAGTTACCTATCGGCGCTGAAGATAACTTCACAGGCGTGGTGGATCTTATCAAAATGAAAGGTATCATCTGGCACATGGAAACAGAAGGTATGACTTTCGATGAGATCGACGTTCCTGCCGATATGGTCGAAGAAGCCAACGAATGGAGGGCTAGCCTCGTTGAAGCGGTTGCTGAATACGACGATACCCTGATGGAGAAATTCTTCGAAGACCCTAATAGCATCACCGAAGCTGAAATGCACGAAGCTATCCGTAAGGCTACCATCGACCTCAGCATCGTTCCTATGATGTGTGGTTCTTCTTTCAAAAACAAAGGTGTGCAAACTGCGCTTGACGCCGTTTGTCGTTACCTGCCTTCTCCTGTAGATATCGAAGATACTACTGGTACCGATCCCGATACCGGTGAAACCATCACCCGTAAAGCTGATGCCAAAGAACCTTTCTCTGCACTGGCTTTCAAAATCATGACCGATCCTTTCGTAGGTCGTCTCGCATTCTTCAGGTGTTATAGCGGTCACCTCGACGCTGGTTCTTATGTCCTGAACGTAAGAAGCGGTAAAAAAGAGCGTATCAGCCGTATCATGAAGATGTTTGCCAACAAACAAAACCCGATCGACTTCATCGAAGCTGGTGATATCGGAGCGGCAGTTGGTTTTAAAGAAATCAAAACCGGTGATACGCTTTGTGATGAAGATCATCCAATCACACTTGAAAACATGTTCATCCCTGAGCCGGTGATCGCTATCGCGGTAGAACCTAAAACGCAGGCCGACGTTGACAAGATGGGTATGGCTATCGCTAAACTGGTAGAAGAAGATCCTACCTTACGCGTTAACACCGATGAAGATACCGGTCAAACCATCCTCCGTGGTATGGGTGAATTGCACCTCGAGATCATCATCGACCGTATGCGTCGTGAATTTAAAGTAGAAGTGAACCAGGGCGCTCCCCAGGTGGCTTATAAAGAGTCTTTCGGAACTACTATCGAACACCGCGAAGTGCTGAAAAAGCAATCTGGTGGTCGTGGTAAGTTCGCCGACATCCAGTTCTCTATCGGCCCTGCTGATGAAGAATGGCTGAAAGCGAACGACGGCAAAAGCTTCCAGTTCGTTAACGATATCTTCGGTGGTTCTATCCCTAAAGAATTCGTTCCTGCTATCCAGAAAGGTTTCGAAACCGCTATGGCTACAGGTGTTCTGGCAGGTTTCCCTGTTAACAACATGAAAATCAGGGTATTTGATGGTAGCTACCATGATGTCGATTCCGACTCTATGAGCTTCGAATTGTGTGCTAAATCCGGTTTCCGCGAAGCTGGCCGCAAAGCGAAACCTACCTTGCTGGAACCTATCATGAAAGTGGAAGTATTGACTCCCGACCAGTACATGGGTGACGTAACAGGTGACCTGAACCGTCGTCGTGGTATGCTGGAAGGTATGGACAGCCGTGCTAACCTGCAGGTTATCAAAGCTAAAGTTCCATTGAGCGAGATGTTCGGTTACGTAACGCAGTTACGTTCTCTGTCTTCTGGCCGTGCAACTTCTACCATGGAGTTCTCTCACTACAACCCTGCTCCTAACAACGTAGCGGAAGAAGTGATCGCGAAGTCTAAAGGCAAAGTGAAAATTGAAGAATAA